The DNA sequence ccgtacacctagcgagctggtcagcgtgcactgcgcccggcctgccacagtcgctagtgcgcgatgacaaggatatccctgccggccaaaccctccctaacccagatgacgctgggccaattgtgcgtcgccccatgagcctcccggtcgcggctggctgtggcagagcctgggctcaaatccagaatctctggtggcactgcgatgcagtgccttagaccactgcgcccccCTGGAGGCCCCCCACTGTACCTGTTTAACAGTATCACCGGTTTGTAATgtcactttctttctctttcaCGACCCAGTGACGCAGTGCAACGGCCCTGATAGGTTCAAGTGTCGGAGTGGAGAGTGTATCGAGATGAGTAAAGTGTGCAACAAGGCCCGGGACTGTCCTGACTGGAGCGACGAGCCCATCAAAGAGTGCAGTAAGTGGATGACGGGAACCAAACCTGTTTTTAATTAAGCAGTTAAGTGACGCGAGGATGAGTTCAGTTAGTGTGTAGTCTTGTGATTTGTTCGTTCACGATGGAGAGCCACGAATGCTCTCACTGGAGTGGGTTAGCTTGCCTTGCAAGTTGCAATACTGCCCTGGTTGTAGACCGCAGAACATTATGGGGTTGACGCAAGTGTTCTGTCCGTGTGTGTATACCACTTACTATATACATTTACCCTTTTTGACCCGTCACATGGAGGATACCTCGTATTGTCCTGATCGAACTCGTCCTACGCTACAGCGATCCCATTAGTCTATCGTTCAGCCAGTCCGCTGATGTGATTGATTTTCAGGCAGGCCTTTGTTCGTGAATGAAGGGCATGAGTAACCACTGTTCTGCTGTTCCCGTTTCAGACCTGAACGAGTGTCTGCTGAACAATGGCGGCTGCTCCCACATGTGCAGGGACATGGTGATTGGCTACGAGTGTGACTGCACCCCTGGACTGCAGCTCATAGACCGTAAAACCTGTGGGGGTAGGTGAAATATCCAATCATTAACCCATACACTGTGATATTAACTCATGTGAAAGAAAGGCATTTTCAGTTGACTTGTGTAACTGGGTATTGAGACTTACTACAATTGAACTACTTACTAAATCTCTTACATTTGACTGAATATTTACAACAAAATTCATTGACCTCCTACTGTTAGTGACTTCCTGTTTTTCCCTTTCCTGCAGACATCAATGAGTGTATGAATCCTGGGATCTGTAGTCAGATCTGTATCAACCTGAAGGGAGGGTATAAGTGCGAGTGCCACAACAGTTACCAGATGGACCCCACCACAGGAGTGTGCAAGGCTGTGGGTAAGTTGGCTCACCCTGGCGTGTATATACCATGCTGTACCACCACGAGCACATGGCAGAGGGATGCCTAGGCAGACGTTGGCGCGCTAGAGGAACGCAGCATCACTAATGGGCATCCGATCCAATGGACTCTGTACCCCGTGTCGATCTGTCCTGATCAATGCGTTTGAATTCTCAAGCTTCTTGATATATTTTCAAGCTTATATATGAATCCAAGTTCAAATAGAATAGCAGTAATATTGTTCACAACGACCTTGATCTGAAGTCCAGCTGGGGATGTTCTTGTGCCATTTCTGACTCAGTGACTCGTGATTAGTGTTCTGACATTAGGACAGACTCAAAAGGCTCCATTGTCATTATGAATGAGTGTCTATGTGGCTCCCTCAAGGCACGGAGCCCTGTCTGATCTTCACTAACCGGAGGGACATCCGGAAGCTGGGTCTGGAGAGGAGGGAGTACACGCAGATCGTGGAGCAGCTGCGGAACACGGTGGCACTGGATGCAGACTTCACCCAGCAGAGGCTCTTCTGGGCTGACCTGAGCCAGAGGGCCATCTTCAGGTAGCTACAGGTCCCATTTTCAGGTGCAACGTGTCCCATCACACCCGCATGAGATTAAGTCTAAACCCATAGATGGTCTATTATCATGGGGGAGTCTGTGTTCACCTTGACCTGTTATCACTGGTTTCTAGCATGTTTACATGGTAACAGGGCCAAAGTTCACTGAGCGCATGTTCGCTATACTTCCCAGCAATAAACCATTCAACCCTACAAACTAAATTGGCTCTGAGTAACCTCGAACCGAACACAAATGTTTCTCAACCCCTTGTCTTTCCAGCACGGTGTTGGAGAAGCGAGATGTAGGAAGTCATGTGAAGGTGATAGATAATGTCCAGACACCAGTGGGGATTGCAGTAGACTGGATCTACAAGAACATCTACTGGTCAGACCTCGGTACCAAGACCATAGCTGTGGCCAACTTCATCGGCACCAAACGAAAAGTTCTCTTCGACAGCGGTTTGAAAGAGCCTGCGTCCGTCGCTGTTGATCCACTGTCTGGGTAAAGTTGCTGTACTTTATGGGGGTCCGCGTTTCTGAACAGTTCCTGAATGCTTCCACCTTTTGGACCCCTCATAATGATTTTCTCATCTCTGCCGGTGTTCTAGGTTCTTGTACTGGTCAGATTGGGGTGAACCAGCTAAGATTGAGAAGTCTGGCATGAACGGGGTTGACAGGCAGGTCCTGGTCGAGACTGATATTCAGTGGCCCAATGGAATCACCCTGGGTGGGTAAAGCTGGATTCTGATTGTCCCGTCACTGCATTATACCTAATGTGCATTTACCCTTTGAGCAGGTTGAATTGCTTTCATGGCTACAGGGTGTGATAAACATGTATATTAATTTCCTTCCCTTAGACCTGATCAAGAGTAGACTGTATTGGGTGGACTCAAAGTTGCACATGCTCTCTAGCGTCGACCTGAACGGAGACAACCGGAGGAAAGTGCTCCAGTCCCCAGAATACCTGGCTCACCCCTTCGCTGTCACTGTGTTCGAGGTATGGCTATGGCTCTCGATGCGCTGTGAGGGTGGTGAAATGTGCATGTAACAAGTGTGCGACAGTTACTTCCTGTAACTAATACACTGGCAGGGCAATTGACGGTTGAGATTGTAGTTTTGCGTCTGCAATTTGATTGCTTCTTGTGTTGGTAATGCTGCAGAGCAAACTGATGCTTTTATTGACATTCATGATGGGTAATGTACTAAATCTCTGTTCAAAGGGATTAGCTGGTTTTCTGGAAACTAAACTCCATGATTTTCTCCATGTGTGGTGATCAGTGGCATTTGACAGAATTACTGTCACACTATTAGAATAAATAGCTGTTCAGTGTCTTCAAAAGTCTTTCCTTCTCTGAAGCATGGGTCCCAAGCCATTTCTACTGGCATCTGCTCTGGGGtttagtgtgtgtgactgtgattaTTGTTTCAGGATCGAGTGTTTTGGACAGATGGGGAGAACGAGGCAATCTACGGAGCAAACAAGTTCACAGGCTCTGATGTGATTACCCTGGCAAGCAATCTGAACGAGCCACAGGACATCATTGTTTACCACGAGCTAATCCAGCTGTCTGGTAAGGCTGCCAGATGTTAGCCTGATCACTGGGGTTTGGGAGAGAGGGCTATGTTAGTTAGCCTAGATCACAGGGAGAGAGGGCTGTGTTTGCTGCCTCTGTGAAATTCACAGCTCCACACTCCTATGTAACCGTCTTCAGTCAACTCCATTGACCCCTGTAACCGTTGGATAGGGAAAGGTCAAAAACAAGGATCCTTCCATGCACTAACTGGCTTGCCTGTAAATGCCAGAGTACTGTTTAAAAAACACTTAGACTAGGACATTTTAGTAGATCAAAATTCTGTCATGTAGGAGTGACTAGATTGATCTGCATTTTTACAGGCAAAGTAGCATAGTTCTTCACGTAATGCATCTTAGAAGTATGGGGCAGTGGCTAACTGGTTCCCTCCATTTTGAATCCACACAGGGACAAACTGGTGCAATGAGAAGGCTCAGAACGGTGGCTGTGCCTACATGTGCCTGCCAGCTCCACAGATCAACAAATACTCTCCCAAATACACCTGCGTGTGTCCGAAAGACCAGACGCTCGCTTCAAACGGCCTTCACTGTAGCCCAGGCAAGTACTGTAACGTTAACATCCGGTTGGACAGTGAGGGGttaaactgtgctgtgatgctgaGTTTTTTTTTTGTAAGAGCCCTCGCTTTAGAGGCCTCTAATTCCTATTCTGTCACCCAAGCATTTCTTTCCCCTCTGTTGCAATTCAGATGTGTTGCTTGTGAAGCTTGACAGCTGTAGCCaggctgtctgtccctctgtttgCCTGTATTCTGCTCCATCCCACTGCCCTTCTGAAGCCTCTGTGCCGCTTTAGCCTCAATGTGCTTTTTCTTCCCCTCTCAGAGCCACCGACGTTTGGGAATATAGTTGAGATGGCACCGGGCTTTTAAACGCAGTTTGATTGAATGAACCACCTGGGGTGCGGAGGGGATGCGGTTATTGTAGGGGCCAATAAGAGGGACTCCTGTCACTTGAAGAATGCTTTATATACTGCTTTTTAGATTCGATCCAGAAAGCAACATGTTTTCTACCCAAATAGAAGCTAACTGAATGAATTTGTCTTGCCTGGTAATTGATGGAATGCTAGGATGTAGACGGTGGGCTTGACGCTTTTCATTTGCGTGAGACAAAGGGGTTGAATTTGCTCAGTGAGGGTACTAGCGGGGAAAGCTCAGGCTGTGCACCCCACTGCCATTAACCAAGATCTATCGCCTAATTTACTGCTATACTTGTCATGCGGTGTAGTCTATGCTTTAATTACACAAAGATCTTTCCACAAAGATACTTTGATTTAGGCCCAGGTATGAGCAAGTATGGTATTTTGTCTGATCTAATCATGGTCTCGTGCTTCATTTCATTCATGCCATTCATAATCCTACATGAGCAACCTTCAGATTTTGCACTACTATGGGCCTTAACATTTCCAGCTTTTTGTCACCAATTCCTTTGGCAATTGAACAAGGCTCTATGGTTAGCTGGACAGTAGTATAGaaaattgatttgatttcctTTTAATTTTGGATCACTTCTGCATGTTTTTTTCCAAACGCTTCTGTGCTTCGCGTTGCTCCGCTTTCCAGTTTTTCCGGCAGGAATTAATTTGTGACAAAGTAACATGAAAAAGCTGCATGGTAATGAGTGTTTCTGTAGTCGGAATGTGAAGCTGTGATGGAAGTTTTGCCAAAGCATTACAATACTCTGTTCTCTTATGACAGTGACCCCTTCAGCTCCCTCAAAGGATGATGGGAAAGCTCTAATACGTCCCACTGACTCCCAAGGTAAAGATGTCAGCCGCATGCCGTGTGCGGCTGAGGCTGCATGCCTGTCCTGGCTACAGCCATGACTCAGGACCCAGTAGTCTAGTTTCATAGCCTTTTGGCTTTTTAGTTAACAGATGTCAACGATTTAATTTTACTCTTGGATGACTCTGGTCTGGCTTCCCTGTGCTTCCCATCGTCATGGTGATTAGCCTATAAGCTTTCAGCCttctactggggggggggggggggtttgtgagGTGGTGATGGGAAGTTGGTCAGTCAAGACGTCTGGAGTGTTAAACATTCCTGTACTGTCAAAGTAGATTTTGGAAGTAGCTATTAATGCCATCCACCCAGGGATGTTAAATGGTAGATTTTTAAGTGACGTCTACAATTAGCCAGTGGATGCATACACAATTAAGGACCACAATTAAAGTAACAAATATAGCATTTTATCTGTAGTGGATTTATTTGATTAGCCTGCTTTTTAAGTAATTTGTTTAGGCATTTCTTTTTGTAAGATGCCTTTGTTGCGCTGATCTCAGTGGTTTTTTGTTCAAAGTGACCACGGTGCCAAAAGTTGTCCCCCAACCTGTCCCTGCTGGTAAGCCCCAGTTCTCCCTCCCTGATTGAGCCCTTGGTGAAAAGAAGTGGTAGTTTTCCTTAGACTGTGATTCGTGCCAAAACACAGGTCCGTCAGCCTGCTCTTGCCAGCTCCTGATGGCCACATAATGTTCCAGAGCCCAGCTGACCACCAGGGGGTTGCCAGGGGATCAGAGCCACCCTattggcagacaggcagggaagAAAAAAAAGCTAGTTCtcttcgcccccccccccccccttccattcACCTACTTGTTTGCAAGTCATGTCACTACCAACTCTCATATCACCCATGTTCCATTCCCTAGAGGTATTTACACATGACCAGTTGCGTCTCTTGTACTTTTGGCCCTCAAGGTTATTCTTGGTACAACGTGATTATTGGTTACAACTGATCTTACTCTAAATACAGAGACTAATAGAAAGACCTGAACCAGTATATTTCTGTGTTTACATGGTCCCTCAAAGGACTGACTCTCATTCAGACTTACTTTCTCTATTGTAGAAGCCAAAGTCAGTACATCTGTCCATGAGGTGGACTCTACAGCTAGAGGATCTGCAGCTGCCTGGGTTATCCTCCCTGTGTGTAAGTACCGCTGTCActgcccatccctccctcctcctgggTTATCCTCCCTGTGTGTAAGTACCGCTGTCActgcccatccctccctcctcctgggTTATCCTCCCTGTGTGTAAGTACCGCTGTCActgcccatccctccctcctcctgggTTATCCTCCCTGTGTGTAAGTACCGCTGTCActgcccatccctccctcctcctgggCTATCCTCCCTGTGTTGTAACACTGTTACTGcccatccctccctctgcctGGGCTATCCTCCCTGTGTTGTAACACTGTCATTGcccatccctccctctgcctGGGTTATCCTCCCTGTGTTGTAACACTGTTACTGCCCATCCCTCAGCCGCTCTCTCTCTTGCAGCTATGACTCATACTTTTAAAGTACACTCAACTGTATGATAAGTGGGTGGATGAGCAATACTTCAATGGTTTTTCCTAGCTGTAGTACTTATTGAGTGTGGTGACTTATTCAGGTAACCCTTGAATTGCACCGCCGCCGTGTAACCTTGGCTCTGGCTAGCTGgatattaaactactccagtatGTCTCATGTTGATCCCACTTTTGGCTTCTGTCCCCAGTGTTCCTGGCCATGGCTGCTGCGGGAGGTTACTTGATGTGGCGTAACTGGCAGCTGAAGAACAAAAAGAGCATGAACTTTGACAATCCAGTGTACCTGAAAACCACAGAAGAAGACCTCAACATTGATATCAGCAGGCACTCCTCCAATATAGGCCACACCTACCCAGCAGTAAGTCGTCCCTTAATCAGTCAAGTGTTCACTTCTGTAATTAACTACTTGATTGTGAGAACTTCCAATCCCTTTTTGCATTGCGACTTATCACCTTACATTGACTTGCAGACTGTCCACTAAACAGCTAAACATAAGGGGAAAATCCCATTCATTATTGTTACTAGTAGCCAGACCACTTTAGCCCTCAATCTGGAAATAGATTCTCTGCCTGTGAAGATCCACTCTTCATTGTGCTTTTGTCTTCCTTCCAGATATCAGTTGTGAATACAGAAGATGACTTGTCGTAACCAATCTGCCAAGTGACTCCCCATCGGTTTATTCAACCTTTGGTCTCCATGCCAACGACCTCTGCTTCTTTTAACAGAGCTACAACCAGATGCCTTCTGAAGTGCATTAAGTTGtgttttctgggggggggggtgtgtttgtcattagttGTATGAATTGTCCTACTCACACCAAGTGTGTCTGAAGTGGCAAGGGGTTTGGGGGGCTTGGCCTCTTTATATCTCCGCTCCTAAGCCCCGACACATTTCAAAGATTCTACTAGTTCAGTACACTGGTCGTCCTTTGTGAGGCAATGCAGGGCGCGATACTGCTTCTGACCTTCAGTCCCCTACTGGACATGTTTCTCTGAATATTTATGGAAAGCATATTTTAGGCAGTACGGTCTTAAAATATGTACGTTTCTTATAAACATTATCTCCAGAAGCACATTCTTAAAGCTTTTTTTGGTGCGATTCTGTGCTGGGAAGATGAGAGCTAAGGAATGTCATGTTACTACAGCATTTGTAAAACATTGTACATAAACCCTCTTCCCCTAAGAACAGAATCAGGACTGAAGCACTTTGATCAAATGGTCTGCTGTAAATAAGATTGTATACATTTGACTGAAATCAATTTTTGCTATGGTTGGGCATAGTACCAGGGTAGGGTAAGATGTATTTAAAACTGAATTTGTTAAACTATTTTGTATGTTTGTGTGCCATTGCTGTGACTTTTTCTAGCCATGTGCAGGGGGACTAAATGCTCTGTATCGTGAATAAAATTATTTGCAAACACTAAAGATAAAACAAGACCTTTtcatttgacacatttttttggaAGACCCAAAAGCCACTGCTTGAATTTTCCCTGTACCACCATTTATCTATGGGTACATTCTGAATGTCCACCTTTCTCCCAAAGCTTTACTCCCCTCATTAATTCAAATGGACTGGTCTGAGGATGTCACCATGCACTAAAAACCAATGACTTTGAAATGAGGGGGGAGTGAAAGTACCAACTTCTGGAGATTGGTAGAGAATCTGAGTGCAACCTAGGATGTCATTTGTTGGTCTAAGGTAGTGGCCCTAGTAGCTATTCAAGAGTGCATTATTTCACCATTTAATGATTGACAGCCTATTTCAACTGCATTAACATATGCATAGTAGTGCCTGATATTGCAGATGGCagtatgatttaaaaaatatatatatttgtacagAATCATAATGACAAAGATGACCTCTTGAATGTTTGGGCAAAATGTAGATTCCTGCCTAATAGACAAGTGTTTTTCATGAACTGGTAATGCTGAATAAGTGTCTCCCTTAAAGTATATAGTTTAGATTGCTGGTGTACATACGGACACAAGCTCATGTACAGATACTAAAATAGGAAATGTTTTACTATTCAAAAGTAGGGCATTAAAATGACATGCTTCTATATataactgaacaaaatataaatgcaacatgtggtggtcccatgtttaatgagctgaattAAAAGAGCACAGATGCTTTTCTCattctgtgcacaaatgtgtttacatttgttagtgagcatttctcctttgccaagataatccatccagctgatgggtgtggcttatcaagaagctgattaaacggcacaatcattacacaggtgcaccttgtgctgaggacaaagGGCCAGTCTGAAATCTGAAGTTTTGGGGGTGTGCAATTGTCATGGTGACTGAAGGAATGTCTagcagaactgttgccagagaattaattgaatgttcatttctctatctTAAGCCACATCCAATGTCATTtaagaaaatttggcagtactcaactgcagaccacgtgcatGGCGAcatgtgggtgagtggtttgttGATGTCAAAGTTGGGAACAGAGTGCTCAATGGTGGCAgaggggttatggtattggcaaGCATGAGAAACGAACACCATtgacattttatcgatggcaatgtGAATacaccgtgacaagatcctgaggcccattgtcatgccattcatccgccgccatcacatgtttcagtatgataatgcatgggccccatgtcacaaggatctgtacacaattcctgcaagctgaacatttcccagttcttcaatggtctgcatactcaccagacatgtcacccgttgagtatgtttgggatgctctggatcgacatgtacaacagtgttccagttcctacaaatatccagcaactacgcacaaccattgaagagtgggacaaccgaccacaatcaacagcctgatcaactatgcgaagatgtgtcacgctgcatgaggcaaatgggggtcacaccagatactgattggttttctgatccacacccctaccttttttttaaaggtatctgtgaccaacatatctgtattcctagtcgTGAAATCGAATGATTAGGACCTAATTTACTTaattcaattgacagatttccttatatgaactgtaactcagtaaaatctttgaaattgtagcATGTTTATTTTTGTgcaatatatatacactggatTCCGCCATTTCAGCCagacctgttgctgacaggtgtataaaatcgagcacacagccattgcaatctccattgaaaaacattggcagtagaatggccttactgaggagctcagtgactttcaacctggcaccgtcataggatgccacctttccaacaagtcaaatgtcttccctgctagagctgccccggtgaaCTGTAAGTGATGTAactgaagtggaaatgtcttggagcaacaacgCCTCAGACGTGAaggggtaggccacacaagctcacagaacggcgagtgctgaagcacatgtcctctgttgcaacactcactaccgagttccaaacggcctctggaagcaacgtcagcacaataactgttcgtcaggagcttcatgaaatgggtttccatggtcgagcagctgcacacaaggcaaagatcaccatgcgcaatgccaagcgttggctggaatggcgtaaagctcgtcgccattggactctggagcagtggaaaggcgttctctggagtaatgaatcacgcttcaccgttTGGCAGATagcaggagaatgctacctgccccaatgcatagtgccaactaaagtttggtggtggaggaataatggtctggggctgtttttcatggtccgggctaggccccttagttccagtgaagggaaatcttaacgctacagcatacaatgacattctagacgattctgtgcctccaactttgtggcaacagtttggggaaggcccattcctgtttcagcatgacaatgccctagtgcacaaagtgaggtccataatgaagtggtttgttgagatcggtgtggaagaaattgactggcctgcacagtcaatttctactgactctgaaagacacccaaagaaagatgcccagggtccctgctcatctacatgaacgtgccttaggcatgctgtaaggagacatgaggactgcagatgtggccagggcaataaattacaatgtccgtactgtgagatgcctaagacagtctGACTGAGGCTTATGTTAGCTAACCGTTCCCCTAACGCTAACTCCTTGCTTAGCTAatattagccagttagctagaaTTGGTAACATATTATACGTTTCCAATATGTACATATTGCATTCTTTGCAAATTCTTAACATAACTtaacatatgaaatgggtgatgggCATCCACAAATTAaaacataccatacgaaatgttACATATACAAAATGAAGTGTTTTGGTTTAcgtacaaaataatacaaaatgctctgagaccaggttggtcaACCAGACTAGCATTACAGAGTGCAGTACAATACGCTGTGTAGAGTAAAAAGGCTAACTAGACTAAGCCCACAACAAGTGTAGTTGAAACAGAGTTTACACAGAGGCTTGGAGGGCAGGTTACTTTAGAGCACTTTTAACTAGTTTTCTTGCACCATATTGGATTAAAGGGTCACAGCAAAGTTCCCTTGCACGCTATAAACAGAGGTGTGTACCATAGCCACGGGAATTTTTTTGTTGAGGGCGCTGCTGAATTAAAAAAATGTCCCTGTGCTACAGATGCTATATTGGTCCgctaatacagggctagtaaaggcccagtgtaataattatatatatttttattcaaaTTTTTCAGGGGGCACTGcggcaccctcagcacccctacacCCCTAGGAATTCGCCATTGTTTAGTTATTTGCATGAGAGAAAGTGGTTGGTGCCACTTGGTGGTAAGCAATGAATTAGTACCATACAGTGCAGCTGGCAGCAGGCCACATCTAAACTGGAGCTGTCCTGCATGTTAATG is a window from the Salmo trutta chromosome 23, fSalTru1.1, whole genome shotgun sequence genome containing:
- the vldlr gene encoding very low-density lipoprotein receptor isoform X3 — protein: MVTSILGLLILPLCLQQCGFVHGSKTECEPSQFQCGNGRCIPSVWQCDGDEDCSDGSDEHTCVRKTCAEVDFVCRNGQCVPKRWHCDGEPDCEDGSDESVEVCHTRTCRVNEFSCGAGSTQCIPVFWKCDGEKDCDNGEDEINCGNITCASLEFTCASGRCISRNFVCNGEDDCGDGSDEQECAPSSCGPSEFQCGNATCIPGSWVCDDDVDCQDQSDESPQRCGRHPTPPAKCSPSETQCGSGECIHRKWRCDGDADCKDGSDEANCPVRTCRPDQFKCEDGNCIHGSRQCNSLRDCADGTDEVNCKNLTQCNGPDRFKCRSGECIEMSKVCNKARDCPDWSDEPIKECNLNECLLNNGGCSHMCRDMVIGYECDCTPGLQLIDRKTCGDINECMNPGICSQICINLKGGYKCECHNSYQMDPTTGVCKAVGTEPCLIFTNRRDIRKLGLERREYTQIVEQLRNTVALDADFTQQRLFWADLSQRAIFSTVLEKRDVGSHVKVIDNVQTPVGIAVDWIYKNIYWSDLGTKTIAVANFIGTKRKVLFDSGLKEPASVAVDPLSGFLYWSDWGEPAKIEKSGMNGVDRQVLVETDIQWPNGITLDLIKSRLYWVDSKLHMLSSVDLNGDNRRKVLQSPEYLAHPFAVTVFEDRVFWTDGENEAIYGANKFTGSDVITLASNLNEPQDIIVYHELIQLSGTNWCNEKAQNGGCAYMCLPAPQINKYSPKYTCVCPKDQTLASNGLHCSPEAKVSTSVHEVDSTARGSAAAWVILPVLFLAMAAAGGYLMWRNWQLKNKKSMNFDNPVYLKTTEEDLNIDISRHSSNIGHTYPAISVVNTEDDLS
- the vldlr gene encoding very low-density lipoprotein receptor isoform X2 — protein: MVTSILGLLILPLCLQQCGFVHGSKTECEPSQFQCGNGRCIPSVWQCDGDEDCSDGSDEHTCVRKTCAEVDFVCRNGQCVPKRWHCDGEPDCEDGSDESVEVCHTRTCRVNEFSCGAGSTQCIPVFWKCDGEKDCDNGEDEINCGNITCASLEFTCASGRCISRNFVCNGEDDCGDGSDEQECAPSSCGPSEFQCGNATCIPGSWVCDDDVDCQDQSDESPQRCGRHPTPPAKCSPSETQCGSGECIHRKWRCDGDADCKDGSDEANCPVRTCRPDQFKCEDGNCIHGSRQCNSLRDCADGTDEVNCKNLTQCNGPDRFKCRSGECIEMSKVCNKARDCPDWSDEPIKECNLNECLLNNGGCSHMCRDMVIGYECDCTPGLQLIDRKTCGDINECMNPGICSQICINLKGGYKCECHNSYQMDPTTGVCKAVGTEPCLIFTNRRDIRKLGLERREYTQIVEQLRNTVALDADFTQQRLFWADLSQRAIFSTVLEKRDVGSHVKVIDNVQTPVGIAVDWIYKNIYWSDLGTKTIAVANFIGTKRKVLFDSGLKEPASVAVDPLSGFLYWSDWGEPAKIEKSGMNGVDRQVLVETDIQWPNGITLDLIKSRLYWVDSKLHMLSSVDLNGDNRRKVLQSPEYLAHPFAVTVFEDRVFWTDGENEAIYGANKFTGSDVITLASNLNEPQDIIVYHELIQLSGTNWCNEKAQNGGCAYMCLPAPQINKYSPKYTCVCPKDQTLASNGLHCSPVTPSAPSKDDGKALIRPTDSQEAKVSTSVHEVDSTARGSAAAWVILPVLFLAMAAAGGYLMWRNWQLKNKKSMNFDNPVYLKTTEEDLNIDISRHSSNIGHTYPAISVVNTEDDLS
- the vldlr gene encoding very low-density lipoprotein receptor isoform X1, whose product is MVTSILGLLILPLCLQQCGFVHGSKTECEPSQFQCGNGRCIPSVWQCDGDEDCSDGSDEHTCVRKTCAEVDFVCRNGQCVPKRWHCDGEPDCEDGSDESVEVCHTRTCRVNEFSCGAGSTQCIPVFWKCDGEKDCDNGEDEINCGNITCASLEFTCASGRCISRNFVCNGEDDCGDGSDEQECAPSSCGPSEFQCGNATCIPGSWVCDDDVDCQDQSDESPQRCGRHPTPPAKCSPSETQCGSGECIHRKWRCDGDADCKDGSDEANCPVRTCRPDQFKCEDGNCIHGSRQCNSLRDCADGTDEVNCKNLTQCNGPDRFKCRSGECIEMSKVCNKARDCPDWSDEPIKECNLNECLLNNGGCSHMCRDMVIGYECDCTPGLQLIDRKTCGDINECMNPGICSQICINLKGGYKCECHNSYQMDPTTGVCKAVGTEPCLIFTNRRDIRKLGLERREYTQIVEQLRNTVALDADFTQQRLFWADLSQRAIFSTVLEKRDVGSHVKVIDNVQTPVGIAVDWIYKNIYWSDLGTKTIAVANFIGTKRKVLFDSGLKEPASVAVDPLSGFLYWSDWGEPAKIEKSGMNGVDRQVLVETDIQWPNGITLDLIKSRLYWVDSKLHMLSSVDLNGDNRRKVLQSPEYLAHPFAVTVFEDRVFWTDGENEAIYGANKFTGSDVITLASNLNEPQDIIVYHELIQLSGTNWCNEKAQNGGCAYMCLPAPQINKYSPKYTCVCPKDQTLASNGLHCSPVTPSAPSKDDGKALIRPTDSQVTTVPKVVPQPVPAEAKVSTSVHEVDSTARGSAAAWVILPVLFLAMAAAGGYLMWRNWQLKNKKSMNFDNPVYLKTTEEDLNIDISRHSSNIGHTYPAISVVNTEDDLS